Within the Rosa rugosa chromosome 2, drRosRugo1.1, whole genome shotgun sequence genome, the region CCGAAAGATCGTGAACAAGCCCACTGATTCAACCACCCCAATGTGTGTTCAAATCCACGCCTTGTCTCATCAGAATACAAACTCATGCCGGATAAGCACTCCTCAGCCAATTTTTTCCATTCagcttctccatatgtgatgtaCCATTGATCTGTAAGCGCCACAATGCATTCGTCACCGGACCTTGACACTACTCGCTGCTCAGGTTCACTATAGATGAATGCTTCTCTGGCCTCTATAAGTTTGCTCCTTGTTAGTGGTTCAGCCTCCTCAACTTTCCTTCCTTCAAAGGGCATGATCCATTCTTCCCTCACACCATATTTTTCCCTCAAAGCAGGTTTTGATTTTAAATCGCGCCAGGCCATCATTTCAGGAGCATCACTAGGCAAGCTGGTCACTATCCCAGTACCATTGTCTGCTAGGATGGTCAATATGGGAAGTGCATAAACTATCTGATTCGGTGCAAGTGGAGACTTCAATGGAAGGCCTATCAAGTCGTTACCATTTATTTCAACCAAGCAAGTAGGCTTCTCTACGACCCTAGAGTACTTCTGATAGGCAAGATTGAGTGCCGCTCTCCTAGTAAGAATAAAGACATCTGCTTCATTGATTTCAAAGGCTCCATACTTCCCATCAGGCAAAATCCATGCATTTGTTTGTCCATAGATTGTCTCAGGTCTCAACATTGTGGCAGCAAGGAACACATTCCTCCCCTCCAACACTCCCAACTTTGAAGGAAAAGGTGCCACCACCTCCATTTTAATCACAGTGTACTCTTGTGGCTGAACTCCTTCGCCGCTGGCCCTATCATGATCTGCACATGGCTGTCCATCTTTTGGAGAGTATATTGTATACCGGACATCTTTCACAATCTTACCCATGGATTTGAGTTTCCTAACCTGCCACTTCACAAAGGCGTCATAGAAAGGGTTCATGTCTGTGGTTATAAAGGAGCGCCTCCAGTCACAGCCCAAGCCAAAATCCTTGAGGTCTTTCACTGCCTTCGGAGGAAAGTATGTCAACCACTGTTTTGGGTCTTGGAACTTCTCTATCTCACTGTCAGGCAGGTCAGTACCCTTGCGCATAATAAACCATTGGTATGCTTCTCCGGCTGATTTCAACACAGCCTTAGACTTCTTTCCCTTGTGCTTCTTACCCGGAAGTGAACCTGCACTcataccttttcttttttcttcctgtTTCCCCGGCTCTGCATTAATGGGAAACACTGGAGGACAACCAAACTCTTGAACCTCTCTTGCAAGTTTATCGGCAGACGCTTTGATGGGCATGCCAGTGCAGTGGAAAGCAAAAGGCAAGAGCACATTGGCACCTCTTAATCTGTGATAAGCTGCGGCAAACTCGAGCTTTGAAAGTGAGAATGCATGCCCAAGATGGAGAACGCCATTCATGTAAGGGAAAGGGAAAGTCCCAAAGAACTTTTCTCCTGGTTTAGGAGAGTTTTTACGAGCTTTAGCCTCGAAAATTCGCTCCTCTTCCCACCAGCTTTGAACATTTTTTTCGATTTTGAGGAGCTCGTCTCTCTTGGTAAACTTCTTCTTCCCATCCTCCTCTGTTGACATTTCGGACCGTACACTAATTTCAAAAACCAACGCCAATGACTTTAATAACTCCAAACTGTGAACACCATATTCTAGTAACAGAGTAGAGGACTCCACTGGAGAGATATTGGGGTATTGTTTTCTTTCTGAATGTTGAATTGCAATCTAAAATAAGGCGGTGTTTATATAGAGCTAGCACAATCCCAAGTCTGATAGGATTAGGAAAATATAAACTAGATCTTCCTTGTAAACTAAGACAAGGAATAACAAACTTGCGAGGCAAGTAAAAATAGTCAAAACAAAATAGGAATATCATTTATGTATAAATACACACATACTCATCGTTTCAAAATTTTTGTAAAACAAAAgcataaacaaaattaaaaaataaaaacaaacatgTGTCAAGATACGTTAGAAGCCAGGAATAAGATGAGTTTTAAGCTTTTACCAATGATACCACTGTTTTCAGAATACCCAACATAACAGAAATATATCcataaaaaaaatggaagacaacttatataatatatatgggccttcaatttaaatTATCTGTAAAACTAGGCGTAAAACAGTAAAAACTTCACCT harbors:
- the LOC133734279 gene encoding leucine--tRNA ligase, cytoplasmic-like; translation: MSTEEDGKKKFTKRDELLKIEKNVQSWWEEERIFEAKARKNSPKPGEKFFGTFPFPYMNGVLHLGHAFSLSKLEFAAAYHRLRGANVLLPFAFHCTGMPIKASADKLAREVQEFGCPPVFPINAEPGKQEEKRKGMSAGSLPGKKHKGKKSKAVLKSAGEAYQWFIMRKGTDLPDSEIEKFQDPKQWLTYFPPKAVKDLKDFGLGCDWRRSFITTDMNPFYDAFVKWQVRKLKSMGKIVKDVRYTIYSPKDGQPCADHDRASGEGVQPQEYTVIKMEVVAPFPSKLGVLEGRNVFLAATMLRPETIYGQTNAWILPDGKYGAFEINEADVFILTRRAALNLAYQKYSRVVEKPTCLVEINGNDLIGLPLKSPLAPNQIVYALPILTILADNGTGIVTSLPSDAPEMMAWRDLKSKPALREKYGVREEWIMPFEGRKVEEAEPLTRSKLIEAREAFIYSEPEQRVVSRSGDECIVALTDQWYITYGEAEWKKLAEECLSGMSLYSDETRRGFEHTLGWLNQWACSRSFGLGTRIPWDEEFLVESLSDSTIYMAYYTIAHFLHNGNMYVGSNSEVRPEHMTDEVWDFIFCEGPKPKYSVLIHQFSSDRKKQQNTSILDEMKQEFQYWYPFDLRVSGKDLIQNHLTFCIYNHAAIMAKKHWPRGFRCNGHLMLNAEKMSKAKGNFKTLAEAINEFSADATRFSLADAGDGVENANFDSETANAAILRLKKEMDWMKEVLKQEHHLRTGPPSTFADRVFANEINIAVNRTEKNYQAYMFREALKTGVYDLQAARDEYRFSCGTLEGMNRDLVWRFMDVQTRLITPICPHYAEHVWRKILNKEGFVVKAGWPVADALDITLQRANKYLQASILLIRKLFHKKSSKKVADDHRKQLRGLIYVNEQFDGWQAKCLTILKSNFDSDNRSFSSDIDKVIQEALPTICVGELKDLKEKLKECMPFIKLKKNEAIALGAQALELRLPFGEIEFLQDNLDWIKRQVGLEEVQVLSASNHDDRALAGSHAEQMEQNPPVPGRPTVIFIE